CCAGACAGATGTAGGTCTTCGTGTCGGCGATACCGTCGAGGTCGCGGAGCCTGGTCGCGACGCCGTGCATCAGGTCGTACACCTCCTCGCCGGTCGCCTCGACGATGATGTCGTACTGGCCGGCGACGATGTGCGCCTCCTCGACCCCGTCGATCCCCCGGATCGAGTCGAGCAGCTGTTCGGACTTCCCGGCCGCCGTCTTCACCATGATAAAGGCCCGCACCATCGTAGGACGATCTTCTCTCGGTGACTCCAAAAACCTTCCCCCGTCCCTCGAAGCCGGCAGTAATTGGCTAGGGTGAGACTGACACGCACACAAGCGGCTGGGGGATCGATCGGGGGTTCGGAGCCACAGATCGGGGTGCGATCGGAGGTAGCTTTATTCCCCGTCTGGTCGTACGCGTTACCATGCGATTCGTTATCGTGGGTGCCGGCCGCGTCGGGCTGCGAACGGCACGCGCACTCGAAGACAGCGGACACGAGGTGGTCCTCATCGAGCGCAACCCGACGAAGGTCGACCGCGCGACGGCGGAGGGCTACGAGGTCATCGAGGGCGACGCCAGCGACGAGCAGGTGTTGCTCGCCGTCGACCTGGCAGCGGCCGACGCCGTCGGCGCGCTGACGGGCGACCTCTCGACGAACTTCGTCGCGTGCATGGTCGCGAAACACCACGGCTGTCGCACCGTCCTCCGGATCGACGAGGAGTACCGCGAGGACATCTACCGCAAGTACGCCTCCGACGTGGACGAGGTCATCTACCCCGAGCGGCTGGGCGCCATCGTCGCCAAGAACGCCCTCCTCGGCGGGAACATCCGCGCCGTCGCCGACATCGCGCAGAACCTCCAGCTCGTCGAGCTCACCGTCTCGCCGGAGTCGCCGATGCGCGGCTACACCCTGAGCGAACTCGAACTGCCCGCCGACACGGAACTGCTCGCCTTCGGCAAGCAGGGCGACCCGCTCATCATCCCCGACGAGGACGTGTCGCTCGAAGTTGGCGACACGCTCGCCATCCTCGCGGACTTCGAGAAACTGGACGACGTGCGCCAGATAGTCGTCGGCGAGGCAGTCGCCGCGACGGGGGGCGCCTGAGATGGTCCGCGCCTACGTCATGGTCAAGGCCCACTCCGGCGACGCGGAGCGGCTCAAATCCGAGATACTCGACGTGGAGGGGGTCGACGACGCCTACATCGTCGCCGGCGACGTGGACTTC
The window above is part of the Halosimplex rubrum genome. Proteins encoded here:
- a CDS encoding Lrp/AsnC family transcriptional regulator, with amino-acid sequence MVRAFIMVKTAAGKSEQLLDSIRGIDGVEEAHIVAGQYDIIVEATGEEVYDLMHGVATRLRDLDGIADTKTYICLD
- a CDS encoding potassium channel family protein; protein product: MRFVIVGAGRVGLRTARALEDSGHEVVLIERNPTKVDRATAEGYEVIEGDASDEQVLLAVDLAAADAVGALTGDLSTNFVACMVAKHHGCRTVLRIDEEYREDIYRKYASDVDEVIYPERLGAIVAKNALLGGNIRAVADIAQNLQLVELTVSPESPMRGYTLSELELPADTELLAFGKQGDPLIIPDEDVSLEVGDTLAILADFEKLDDVRQIVVGEAVAATGGA
- a CDS encoding Lrp/AsnC family transcriptional regulator, encoding MVRAYVMVKAHSGDAERLKSEILDVEGVDDAYIVAGDVDFIATVTVDETADVKAVAATHIQNLEGIEDTQTYVAMD